One region of Chryseobacterium muglaense genomic DNA includes:
- the blaCPS gene encoding CPS family subclass B3 metallo-beta-lactamase: protein MKNLTILFLFCLSFFGTAQTVTEPKNNPVEWSKDYEPFKLVGNLYYVGTYDLASYLIVTDKGNILINTGLADSYSTIKKNIEKLGFKYKDIKILTLTQAHFDHMGAMAQIKKETGAKLYVDAKDAEELKSGGKSDYELGKYGVTFQPVHPDFLLKNNNQIKLGNTILTLLHHPGHTKGSCSFLFETKEGNKNYKVLIANLPSIIIDHKFSDVKKYPTIQKDYGYTFEAMKKINFDLWVASHASQFDLHKKRKEGDAYNPKLFMDKENYFKRLKNLEEDYLEKVKEDSTKK, encoded by the coding sequence ATGAAAAACCTGACAATTTTATTCTTATTCTGTCTATCTTTTTTTGGAACTGCACAAACTGTAACAGAGCCTAAAAATAATCCGGTAGAATGGTCAAAAGACTATGAACCTTTCAAATTGGTAGGCAATCTGTATTATGTAGGAACTTACGATCTTGCTTCTTATCTTATTGTGACAGATAAAGGTAATATTTTGATTAACACAGGTTTGGCGGACTCTTATTCTACCATTAAAAAAAATATAGAAAAGTTGGGATTTAAATATAAAGACATTAAAATTCTTACCTTAACGCAGGCTCATTTTGATCACATGGGAGCAATGGCTCAGATAAAAAAAGAGACCGGTGCAAAACTATATGTAGACGCAAAAGATGCCGAAGAATTGAAAAGTGGTGGAAAGTCTGACTACGAACTCGGAAAATACGGTGTTACTTTTCAGCCTGTACATCCTGATTTTCTTTTGAAAAACAATAATCAAATAAAATTAGGGAATACAATATTGACTTTGCTTCATCATCCCGGTCACACAAAAGGATCATGCAGTTTCTTATTTGAGACCAAAGAAGGAAACAAAAATTACAAAGTTCTAATTGCCAATTTACCTTCAATTATTATTGACCATAAATTCTCGGATGTCAAGAAATATCCTACCATTCAAAAAGATTATGGATATACTTTTGAAGCGATGAAAAAAATAAATTTCGATTTGTGGGTCGCTTCTCATGCAAGTCAGTTTGATCTGCATAAAAAGCGAAAAGAAGGAGATGCTTACAATCCGAAGTTGTTTATGGATAAAGAAAATTATTTTAAAAGGCTTAAAAATCTAGAGGAAGATTATCTGGAAAAAGTAAAAGAAGATTCAACGAAAAAGTAA
- a CDS encoding NADPH-dependent FMN reductase, whose translation MKILAFAGSTSSTSINRDLVKFVLKNFQDDEINLIDLNDYEMSVFSVDREKKGFPDEAHQFLKQIEECDVIICSLAEHNRSYSAAFKNVFDWASRINVKVFQNKPMFLMSTSPGGYGGGNVMNTAKNFFPQFAAEVKETFSLPKFYENFDLESGVINPEMLNDLNNKIESFKNQIG comes from the coding sequence ATGAAAATATTAGCATTTGCAGGAAGTACTTCTTCCACATCTATCAACAGAGATCTGGTAAAATTTGTTCTGAAAAACTTTCAGGATGATGAAATTAATTTAATTGATTTAAATGATTATGAGATGTCCGTTTTTTCTGTTGATCGAGAAAAGAAAGGTTTTCCGGATGAAGCGCATCAATTTTTAAAGCAAATTGAAGAATGTGACGTTATTATCTGTTCTTTAGCAGAACATAACCGTTCTTATTCGGCAGCTTTTAAAAATGTATTCGACTGGGCTTCGAGAATCAATGTAAAAGTTTTTCAAAATAAACCGATGTTTTTGATGAGTACTTCTCCGGGAGGTTATGGCGGTGGAAATGTAATGAATACTGCAAAAAATTTCTTCCCACAATTTGCAGCAGAGGTAAAGGAGACTTTTTCATTACCTAAATTTTACGAAAATTTCGATTTGGAAAGCGGTGTTATCAACCCAGAAATGCTGAACGATTTAAATAATAAAATAGAAAGTTTTAAAAATCAGATTGGATAA
- a CDS encoding OsmC family protein, whose protein sequence is MAVTVKASLGKTKYYTEVVAGENHLITDEPIDKGGQNKGFNPFEILATSLASCTAATLRMYIDRKEWDVEKIDVEVELENFPLTKLAVFKRDIRFEGSDLSEEQLKRLHTIADACPVHKMLNNEIEIQTKFS, encoded by the coding sequence ATGGCTGTAACTGTAAAAGCAAGTTTAGGCAAAACAAAATATTATACGGAAGTTGTCGCAGGCGAAAACCATCTAATCACTGATGAACCTATTGACAAAGGCGGACAAAATAAAGGGTTTAATCCTTTTGAGATTCTTGCAACCTCTTTGGCAAGCTGTACTGCAGCTACTTTACGAATGTACATCGACCGGAAAGAGTGGGACGTTGAAAAAATTGACGTAGAAGTTGAGCTGGAAAATTTCCCTTTAACAAAATTAGCAGTTTTTAAAAGAGATATCCGTTTTGAAGGAAGTGACCTTAGTGAAGAACAACTGAAAAGGCTTCACACCATTGCGGATGCTTGTCCGGTACATAAAATGTTAAATAACGAAATAGAAATACAAACCAAATTTTCTTAA
- a CDS encoding GNAT family N-acetyltransferase yields MIDVKQNNDEKHGSFEALIDGRRAGLMTYTWAGEDRFIIDHTEVEEAYNGKGVGKEMLIKAVEFARENGKKIIPLCPFAKATFQKNEDLRDVL; encoded by the coding sequence ATGATAGACGTAAAACAAAACAACGACGAAAAACACGGAAGCTTTGAAGCATTGATTGATGGAAGAAGAGCTGGATTAATGACCTATACTTGGGCAGGTGAAGACCGATTCATCATCGATCACACCGAAGTTGAAGAAGCTTACAACGGAAAAGGAGTAGGAAAAGAAATGCTGATAAAAGCGGTAGAATTTGCAAGAGAAAATGGCAAAAAGATTATTCCTCTTTGTCCGTTTGCAAAAGCGACTTTTCAGAAAAACGAAGACTTGCGGGATGTTTTATAA
- a CDS encoding sodium:solute symporter → MNSETILLLFVFVYFIGLLVISYFTSRNSDNQSFFIGNKKSKWWLVAFGMIGTSLSGVTFISVPGTVGKMTGTEYIFGGFEYYMMVIGFFIGYFIVAAILLPLYYKMNLTSIYTYLGKRFNVEAHKIGSVFFIVSRAIGATARLYLVVNVLQIFLLEGLGVPFWVTALVLLLMVLLYTFEGGVKTIVITDTLQTSFMIISLIACIVYILSNLNLSFGEAYTILEQKNYTHFINFDPNSKTFFLKTILGGIFITIAMTGLDQEMMQKNISVDNLQNSKKNMLTFAGTLLFVNLAFLFLGGLLYLFALQNGAEYGQITNIVNGKEVVSNVFGFKDAAGNIKNVMGDDLFPSLSLQGHFPRIISVIFIIGLISALFPSADGALTAVTSSYCVDLLNLNEDKNKTEKEKKRLRMKVHLIFTVVFFILIMVFKAMNDKSIVYLIMEIAGYTYGPLLGLFAFGIFTKFKISKKYSILTVTLLAPVLTYIINMLVTNYTDYRIGVELIILNGLLTFIGLWLVKNKNYLKIV, encoded by the coding sequence ATGAATTCCGAAACTATACTTTTGCTATTTGTTTTTGTTTATTTCATTGGTCTTTTGGTGATCTCTTATTTTACGAGCCGAAATTCTGATAACCAGTCTTTTTTCATCGGAAACAAAAAAAGTAAATGGTGGCTCGTTGCTTTCGGGATGATTGGTACCAGCTTAAGCGGCGTTACCTTTATTTCCGTTCCGGGAACAGTCGGAAAAATGACCGGAACCGAATATATTTTCGGTGGTTTTGAATATTACATGATGGTAATCGGATTTTTCATCGGTTATTTTATTGTGGCAGCAATATTACTCCCACTCTATTATAAGATGAATCTGACCTCAATTTACACGTATTTAGGCAAAAGATTCAATGTAGAAGCTCATAAAATTGGTTCTGTATTTTTTATCGTTTCAAGAGCAATTGGTGCAACAGCAAGATTATATTTGGTAGTCAATGTTTTACAAATTTTCCTTCTTGAAGGTTTAGGCGTTCCGTTTTGGGTAACCGCTTTAGTACTTTTATTAATGGTACTTTTATATACTTTTGAAGGTGGTGTAAAAACGATTGTGATTACCGATACATTGCAGACTTCATTTATGATCATCAGTTTAATTGCATGTATTGTTTACATTTTATCCAATTTAAATTTATCTTTTGGCGAAGCTTACACGATCTTAGAACAGAAAAATTATACTCACTTCATCAACTTCGACCCGAATTCCAAGACATTTTTCCTCAAAACTATTTTAGGCGGAATTTTCATTACCATCGCAATGACCGGATTGGATCAGGAAATGATGCAGAAAAATATTTCGGTTGACAATCTTCAGAATTCAAAGAAAAACATGCTGACCTTCGCAGGAACTTTGCTTTTCGTTAATCTTGCTTTCCTATTTTTAGGAGGTTTACTTTATCTTTTTGCATTACAAAATGGCGCAGAATATGGTCAAATTACTAACATTGTGAATGGAAAAGAAGTTGTTTCTAATGTTTTCGGATTTAAAGACGCTGCTGGAAATATCAAGAACGTAATGGGCGATGATCTATTCCCGTCTTTATCTCTTCAGGGGCATTTCCCGAGAATCATTTCTGTCATCTTTATTATCGGATTAATTTCCGCTTTGTTTCCTTCTGCGGATGGAGCTTTAACGGCGGTTACAAGTTCATATTGTGTTGACCTTTTAAATCTTAATGAAGACAAAAACAAAACCGAAAAAGAGAAAAAACGTTTAAGAATGAAAGTTCATTTAATCTTTACCGTAGTTTTCTTTATTTTAATTATGGTTTTCAAAGCAATGAATGACAAGTCCATCGTTTATTTAATCATGGAAATCGCTGGTTACACTTACGGACCTCTTTTAGGGCTTTTTGCTTTTGGAATTTTCACCAAGTTTAAAATTTCTAAAAAGTATTCTATTCTTACGGTTACCCTTTTGGCGCCGGTTTTAACTTATATTATCAACATGTTGGTCACCAATTATACAGATTACAGAATCGGTGTAGAATTAATTATCTTGAATGGATTACTAACTTTCATTGGATTGTGGCTGGTGAAGAATAAGAATTATTTGAAGATAGTTTAG
- a CDS encoding transketolase — protein sequence MSKSIEELKSLTTQIRRDILRMVHAVNSGHPGGSLGCTEYFTALYGKVMNYNLPFTMEGKNEDHFYLSNGHISPVFYSTLARFDFFPVDELKTFRKLDSRLQGHPTTHEGLEGVRIASGSLGQGLSVALGVAQGKKLDGDKSLVYSLHGDGELQEGQIWEALMYAAANKVDNIISTIDYNGQQIDGSTENVLSLGNLHAKLESFGWTVLEEKNGNDLEAVIAILELAKTETGKGKPVVIILHTEMGAGVDFMMGTHAWHGKAPNDNQLDTAFKQLYLEAPADY from the coding sequence ATGAGTAAAAGTATTGAAGAGCTGAAATCTCTTACAACACAAATCAGAAGAGACATTTTAAGAATGGTTCACGCTGTAAATTCTGGGCATCCAGGGGGAAGTTTGGGCTGTACTGAGTACTTCACAGCATTGTATGGTAAAGTAATGAACTACAATCTTCCTTTCACAATGGAAGGTAAAAACGAAGACCACTTCTATCTTTCAAACGGACATATTTCGCCGGTTTTCTATTCTACATTGGCTAGATTCGACTTCTTTCCGGTTGACGAACTGAAAACTTTCAGAAAATTAGATTCAAGATTGCAAGGTCACCCAACCACTCACGAAGGTTTGGAAGGGGTAAGAATTGCTTCAGGATCTCTAGGGCAAGGTCTTTCTGTAGCTTTAGGTGTTGCACAAGGGAAAAAATTAGACGGTGATAAGTCTTTAGTTTACTCTCTTCACGGAGACGGAGAATTGCAGGAAGGGCAAATCTGGGAAGCTTTAATGTATGCTGCAGCCAACAAAGTAGACAACATCATTTCTACTATCGATTACAACGGACAGCAAATTGATGGAAGCACAGAAAATGTACTTTCATTAGGAAATCTTCATGCAAAACTGGAATCTTTCGGATGGACAGTTTTAGAAGAGAAAAACGGTAACGATCTTGAAGCGGTAATTGCAATTTTAGAATTGGCAAAAACTGAAACAGGAAAAGGAAAACCAGTGGTAATTATCCTTCATACAGAAATGGGAGCTGGTGTAGATTTCATGATGGGAACTCACGCTTGGCACGGAAAAGCTCCAAATGACAACCAATTGGATACTGCTTTCAAACAATTGTACTTAGAGGCTCCAGCTGATTATTAA
- a CDS encoding transketolase family protein, producing MKYTYTEKKDTRSGFGAGLAELADKNPNVVALCADLIGSLKMEKFIEKAPERFYQVGIAEANMMGLAAGLSITGKIPFTGTFANFSTSRVYDQIRQSIAYSDKNVKICASHAGLTLGEDGATHQVLEDIGMMKMLPGMTVINPCDYNQTKAATLAIADHQGPVYLRFGRPAVPVFIPEDMPFEIGKGILLQEGTDVTIVATGHLVWESLVAAEELEKEGISCEVINIHTIKPLDEEIILKSVEKTGKIVTAEEHNYLGGLGESVAGMLARKRPTRQEFVAVNDTFGESATPAELMKKYKIDAAAVKEAVKRILA from the coding sequence ATGAAATATACATATACAGAAAAAAAAGATACACGTTCAGGTTTTGGGGCTGGTTTAGCTGAATTGGCTGATAAAAACCCAAATGTAGTTGCATTGTGTGCAGACCTTATCGGTTCTTTGAAAATGGAAAAATTCATCGAAAAAGCTCCTGAAAGATTTTACCAAGTGGGGATCGCAGAAGCAAACATGATGGGTCTTGCTGCAGGTTTAAGCATCACGGGAAAAATTCCTTTTACCGGAACTTTTGCTAACTTCTCTACATCAAGAGTGTATGATCAAATTCGTCAGTCAATTGCATATTCAGATAAAAACGTTAAAATCTGTGCTTCTCACGCTGGTCTTACTTTAGGGGAAGACGGAGCAACGCATCAGGTTTTAGAAGACATCGGTATGATGAAAATGCTTCCTGGAATGACGGTTATTAATCCTTGTGATTATAACCAGACAAAAGCTGCTACCTTGGCAATTGCAGACCACCAAGGTCCTGTATATTTAAGATTTGGTAGACCAGCTGTTCCGGTTTTTATTCCGGAAGATATGCCTTTCGAAATTGGAAAAGGTATTCTTTTGCAAGAAGGAACTGATGTAACGATCGTTGCAACAGGTCACTTGGTTTGGGAATCTTTAGTTGCTGCAGAAGAGCTTGAAAAAGAAGGTATTTCTTGTGAGGTAATCAATATTCACACCATTAAACCTTTAGATGAAGAAATCATCTTAAAATCTGTAGAAAAAACAGGAAAAATTGTAACTGCTGAAGAACATAACTACTTAGGTGGTTTAGGAGAATCAGTTGCGGGAATGTTGGCAAGAAAAAGACCTACAAGACAGGAATTCGTTGCGGTAAACGATACTTTCGGAGAATCTGCTACACCAGCTGAATTAATGAAAAAATATAAAATCGACGCTGCAGCTGTAAAAGAAGCGGTGAAGAGAATTTTAGCATAA
- a CDS encoding Lrp/AsnC family transcriptional regulator, whose translation MNYQLDEIDKKILDFLVENTRMPFTEIAKQMDVSAGTIHVRVKKMEDAGIILGSSLNLDYGKLDYHFTAFIGILLTKSNRTQEVLKELGTIPNVIEASVISGKYNIFCKVRAKNTNDAKRIIYQIDDIQDVMRTESMISMEEFLSDKNRLINAISI comes from the coding sequence ATGAACTATCAACTGGACGAAATAGACAAGAAAATTCTTGATTTCTTAGTAGAAAACACAAGAATGCCTTTTACAGAAATTGCTAAGCAGATGGACGTTTCTGCGGGTACAATTCACGTAAGAGTGAAGAAAATGGAAGATGCAGGTATTATTTTAGGATCATCTCTTAATCTTGATTATGGTAAACTAGATTACCATTTCACCGCTTTTATCGGAATTCTTTTAACAAAATCAAACCGTACGCAAGAGGTTTTGAAAGAGTTAGGAACAATTCCAAACGTTATCGAAGCGAGTGTTATCTCAGGAAAATACAACATCTTCTGTAAGGTAAGAGCTAAAAATACAAACGACGCAAAAAGAATCATCTATCAGATTGATGACATTCAGGACGTAATGAGAACTGAATCTATGATCTCTATGGAAGAATTCTTAAGCGATAAAAACAGATTGATCAACGCAATCTCGATTTAA